The proteins below come from a single Tachypleus tridentatus isolate NWPU-2018 chromosome 13, ASM421037v1, whole genome shotgun sequence genomic window:
- the LOC143238310 gene encoding sulfotransferase ssu-1-like isoform X1 — protein sequence MLSFACVRKAYIVQKKPDYQDVDGLRLVAMFSPDIFRAALQYQPRKDDLFIVTYPKCGTTWMQNVVLLILNKGIPLTDFLEFQKATPFLELMGPDSAKHMKRPGAIKTHLPFRLQPYSPEAKYIYVVRNPKDCCVSFYYHTKYSPGYNFQDGTFNDFFELFIRGETDYGDYFDHLLSWYEHRNDPNVLFITYEEMKMDMQTAVLKIAKFLGTQYAENLEKDKDFMKRVLNHSSFDYMRKANEHSVREYFQHDPDSILSDPNVPEGLKHVIENLKDSKKSFDNIPNLIRKGIIGDWKNHFTEEQAQRMDELFFERTKGTDVWKLWEDLKNEI from the exons atgttgagctttgcctGCGTGCGCAAAG CTTACATTGTTCAGAAGAAGCCAGATTACCAGGATGTAGACGGCCTCAGATTGGTTGCCATGTTCTCCCCCGATATATTTCGAGCAGCTCTGCAGTATCAACCTAGAAAAGATGACCTTTTCATCGTTACGTATCCCAAGTGTGGCACCACCTGGATGCAGAACGTCGTTCTTCTAATCCTCAACAAAGGTATCCCTTTGACGGATTTTCTCGAATTTCAAAAAGCAACTCCTTTCTTAGAACTGATGGGTCCTGATTCTGCAAAACACATGAAACGTCCAGGAGCCATAAAGACCCACCTACCTTTTCGTCTTCAACCTTACTCTCCAGAGGCTAAGTACATTTACGTCGTTCGAAACCCTAAAGACTGCTGCGTTTCGTTTTATTATCATACAAAATATTCTCCTGGTTACAACTTTCAGGATGGAACTTTCAACGATTTTTTTGAGCTTTTTATCAGGGGTGAGACAGACTATGGAGATTACTTTGATCACTTGTTATCTTGGTATGAACATCGTAATGAccctaatgttttgtttattacttatgaagaaatgaaaatgGACATGCAAACTGCGGTGTTGAAGATAGCCAAGTTCCTTGGCACTCAATACGCGGAAAACTTAGAAAAAGATAAAGATTTTATGAAAAGGGTCCTAAACCACAGCAGTTTTGACTACATGAGAAAAGCTAATGAGCATAGCGTGAGAGAATACTTTCAACATGACCCTGATTCTATACTAAGTGACCCAAACGTCCCAGAAGGGCTAAAACACGTTATTGAAAACCTAAAGGACTCCAAAAAATCATTTGATAATATCCCAAATCTGATAAGAAAGGGAATAATTGGAGACTGGAAGAATCATTTCACGGAGGAACAAGCACAACGAATGGATGAACTTTTTTTTGAAAGAACAAAAGGAACTGATGTTTGGAAACTCTGGGAAgacttaaaaaatgaaatataa
- the LOC143238310 gene encoding sulfotransferase ssu-1-like isoform X2, translating into MSYIVQKKPDYQDVDGLRLVAMFSPDIFRAALQYQPRKDDLFIVTYPKCGTTWMQNVVLLILNKGIPLTDFLEFQKATPFLELMGPDSAKHMKRPGAIKTHLPFRLQPYSPEAKYIYVVRNPKDCCVSFYYHTKYSPGYNFQDGTFNDFFELFIRGETDYGDYFDHLLSWYEHRNDPNVLFITYEEMKMDMQTAVLKIAKFLGTQYAENLEKDKDFMKRVLNHSSFDYMRKANEHSVREYFQHDPDSILSDPNVPEGLKHVIENLKDSKKSFDNIPNLIRKGIIGDWKNHFTEEQAQRMDELFFERTKGTDVWKLWEDLKNEI; encoded by the exons ATGT CTTACATTGTTCAGAAGAAGCCAGATTACCAGGATGTAGACGGCCTCAGATTGGTTGCCATGTTCTCCCCCGATATATTTCGAGCAGCTCTGCAGTATCAACCTAGAAAAGATGACCTTTTCATCGTTACGTATCCCAAGTGTGGCACCACCTGGATGCAGAACGTCGTTCTTCTAATCCTCAACAAAGGTATCCCTTTGACGGATTTTCTCGAATTTCAAAAAGCAACTCCTTTCTTAGAACTGATGGGTCCTGATTCTGCAAAACACATGAAACGTCCAGGAGCCATAAAGACCCACCTACCTTTTCGTCTTCAACCTTACTCTCCAGAGGCTAAGTACATTTACGTCGTTCGAAACCCTAAAGACTGCTGCGTTTCGTTTTATTATCATACAAAATATTCTCCTGGTTACAACTTTCAGGATGGAACTTTCAACGATTTTTTTGAGCTTTTTATCAGGGGTGAGACAGACTATGGAGATTACTTTGATCACTTGTTATCTTGGTATGAACATCGTAATGAccctaatgttttgtttattacttatgaagaaatgaaaatgGACATGCAAACTGCGGTGTTGAAGATAGCCAAGTTCCTTGGCACTCAATACGCGGAAAACTTAGAAAAAGATAAAGATTTTATGAAAAGGGTCCTAAACCACAGCAGTTTTGACTACATGAGAAAAGCTAATGAGCATAGCGTGAGAGAATACTTTCAACATGACCCTGATTCTATACTAAGTGACCCAAACGTCCCAGAAGGGCTAAAACACGTTATTGAAAACCTAAAGGACTCCAAAAAATCATTTGATAATATCCCAAATCTGATAAGAAAGGGAATAATTGGAGACTGGAAGAATCATTTCACGGAGGAACAAGCACAACGAATGGATGAACTTTTTTTTGAAAGAACAAAAGGAACTGATGTTTGGAAACTCTGGGAAgacttaaaaaatgaaatataa
- the LOC143238310 gene encoding sulfotransferase ssu-1-like isoform X3 yields the protein MFSPDIFRAALQYQPRKDDLFIVTYPKCGTTWMQNVVLLILNKGIPLTDFLEFQKATPFLELMGPDSAKHMKRPGAIKTHLPFRLQPYSPEAKYIYVVRNPKDCCVSFYYHTKYSPGYNFQDGTFNDFFELFIRGETDYGDYFDHLLSWYEHRNDPNVLFITYEEMKMDMQTAVLKIAKFLGTQYAENLEKDKDFMKRVLNHSSFDYMRKANEHSVREYFQHDPDSILSDPNVPEGLKHVIENLKDSKKSFDNIPNLIRKGIIGDWKNHFTEEQAQRMDELFFERTKGTDVWKLWEDLKNEI from the coding sequence ATGTTCTCCCCCGATATATTTCGAGCAGCTCTGCAGTATCAACCTAGAAAAGATGACCTTTTCATCGTTACGTATCCCAAGTGTGGCACCACCTGGATGCAGAACGTCGTTCTTCTAATCCTCAACAAAGGTATCCCTTTGACGGATTTTCTCGAATTTCAAAAAGCAACTCCTTTCTTAGAACTGATGGGTCCTGATTCTGCAAAACACATGAAACGTCCAGGAGCCATAAAGACCCACCTACCTTTTCGTCTTCAACCTTACTCTCCAGAGGCTAAGTACATTTACGTCGTTCGAAACCCTAAAGACTGCTGCGTTTCGTTTTATTATCATACAAAATATTCTCCTGGTTACAACTTTCAGGATGGAACTTTCAACGATTTTTTTGAGCTTTTTATCAGGGGTGAGACAGACTATGGAGATTACTTTGATCACTTGTTATCTTGGTATGAACATCGTAATGAccctaatgttttgtttattacttatgaagaaatgaaaatgGACATGCAAACTGCGGTGTTGAAGATAGCCAAGTTCCTTGGCACTCAATACGCGGAAAACTTAGAAAAAGATAAAGATTTTATGAAAAGGGTCCTAAACCACAGCAGTTTTGACTACATGAGAAAAGCTAATGAGCATAGCGTGAGAGAATACTTTCAACATGACCCTGATTCTATACTAAGTGACCCAAACGTCCCAGAAGGGCTAAAACACGTTATTGAAAACCTAAAGGACTCCAAAAAATCATTTGATAATATCCCAAATCTGATAAGAAAGGGAATAATTGGAGACTGGAAGAATCATTTCACGGAGGAACAAGCACAACGAATGGATGAACTTTTTTTTGAAAGAACAAAAGGAACTGATGTTTGGAAACTCTGGGAAgacttaaaaaatgaaatataa